In Methylacidiphilum infernorum V4, a single window of DNA contains:
- a CDS encoding nickel-dependent hydrogenase large subunit encodes METNLKKTPEGFTLDKSGRRIIVDPVTRIEGHLRCEVNVDSANVIRNAVSSGTMWRGIELIVKGRDPRDVWAFTQRICGVCTGVHALASVRAVENALGITIPENAHFIRTIMHLTQMVHDHLVHFYHLHALDWVDIVGALKADPKNTAEIAQKISDYPLSSPGYFSDVQNRLKQFVESGQLGLFKNGYWGHPAYQLPPEVDLLAVAHYLEALDFQRKIVKIHAVFGGKNPHPNWLVGGVPCAINIDETMGSGAPVNISQLNLVSSIIDRTVEFVEQVYLPDILAIGSYYKNWLYGGGLSSKNVLSYGEVPDKANDYSAANLLIPRGAIINGDLKNIHEVDLRDIAQIQEYVYHSWYEYPDPTQSRHPWDGITEPHFVLGPNAKGSKTNIEQLDEEGKYSWIKAPRFKGRAMEVGPLARFIIGYASGKEDFKEPIQRALSRLELPFEAMFSTLGRTLARALEAEWCAKMLKRFFQRLIRNIYSGQLSTADTTKWDPQSWPLEAKGVGFVEAPRGSLGHWIRIKNGKIENYQAVVPTTWNGSPRDPQGNIGAFEASLLGTPLAKPEEPLEILRTLHSFDPCLACSTHVINLEGRKLAKLRVV; translated from the coding sequence ATGGAGACCAATCTGAAGAAAACTCCTGAGGGATTTACATTAGATAAATCGGGAAGAAGAATTATAGTCGACCCGGTAACGAGGATCGAAGGGCACCTGCGATGTGAAGTCAATGTCGATTCAGCCAACGTAATTCGCAATGCGGTTTCCAGTGGTACAATGTGGCGGGGCATTGAACTCATTGTAAAAGGGAGGGATCCAAGGGATGTCTGGGCCTTCACCCAGAGGATATGTGGAGTCTGCACGGGCGTTCATGCTCTGGCTTCTGTAAGGGCTGTAGAAAATGCATTGGGCATAACCATTCCCGAAAATGCCCACTTTATCCGCACGATCATGCACCTGACACAAATGGTTCATGATCATCTCGTGCATTTTTACCATCTGCATGCCTTGGACTGGGTAGATATCGTGGGTGCCTTAAAGGCCGATCCCAAAAATACGGCTGAAATTGCCCAAAAAATTTCCGATTATCCTCTTTCTTCACCCGGTTATTTTTCCGATGTGCAAAATCGACTGAAGCAGTTTGTAGAAAGCGGCCAGCTGGGGTTATTCAAAAATGGGTATTGGGGTCATCCCGCTTATCAATTGCCTCCTGAAGTCGATCTCTTGGCCGTTGCCCATTACCTTGAAGCCCTCGATTTCCAGAGAAAGATTGTAAAAATTCATGCCGTTTTTGGTGGTAAAAATCCTCATCCAAACTGGCTAGTGGGGGGGGTGCCCTGTGCGATTAACATTGATGAAACCATGGGATCAGGGGCTCCCGTAAATATCAGCCAGCTCAACTTGGTCTCTTCGATCATTGATAGAACTGTTGAGTTCGTTGAGCAGGTCTACTTGCCCGACATTTTAGCTATTGGTTCTTACTACAAAAATTGGCTTTATGGTGGGGGGCTGTCTTCTAAAAATGTTCTTTCTTATGGAGAAGTCCCTGACAAGGCAAACGACTATTCAGCCGCTAACCTTTTGATTCCTCGTGGAGCAATTATCAATGGAGATTTAAAAAATATTCATGAGGTGGATCTCAGAGATATCGCCCAAATTCAAGAATATGTTTATCATTCCTGGTATGAATATCCCGATCCCACTCAAAGCCGGCATCCGTGGGATGGAATTACCGAACCGCACTTTGTTTTAGGACCAAATGCAAAGGGGAGCAAAACAAACATCGAACAGTTGGATGAAGAAGGAAAATATTCCTGGATCAAAGCTCCACGTTTCAAAGGCCGGGCCATGGAAGTGGGTCCTTTAGCTCGGTTTATTATCGGCTATGCTTCAGGCAAAGAGGATTTCAAAGAACCTATCCAAAGGGCTTTGAGTCGATTAGAACTTCCTTTTGAAGCCATGTTCTCGACTTTAGGTCGCACCCTGGCTAGGGCCTTAGAGGCAGAATGGTGTGCAAAGATGTTGAAGCGGTTTTTCCAAAGGCTTATCCGCAATATCTATTCGGGACAGTTGTCTACGGCGGATACCACTAAATGGGATCCCCAAAGTTGGCCTCTAGAAGCCAAAGGAGTAGGTTTTGTGGAGGCCCCAAGAGGATCATTAGGCCATTGGATCCGCATTAAAAATGGAAAGATAGAAAATTACCAGGCAGTCGTTCCTACGACTTGGAATGGATCACCCCGCGATCCCCAAGGAAATATAGGCGCTTTTGAGGCCTCCCTTCTTGGTACTCCATTAGCTAAGCCTGAAGAACCCCTTGAAATCCTGCGGACACTGCATAGCTTTGATCCTTGTCTGGCTTGCTCTACTCATGTAATCAACCTTGAGGGAAGGAAGCTGGCAAAGCTAAGAGTGGTCTAA
- a CDS encoding hydrogenase small subunit, translating into MEQDRQTFYSLLQQQGISRRSFIKFCTLSAFSLGLGVEVIPEIVHAFETKPRIPVLWLHGLECTCCSESFIRSGHPLVKDVLLSMISLDYDDTLMAAAGEQAEKSLRQTVENYKGQYLLAVEGNPPTKEEGMFCIVGGKPFIEQLKWAAKDAKAIIAWGSCASSGCVQAAKPNPTGATPIHEIIKDKPVIRVPGCPPIAEVMTGIITYMVTFDRLPELDYRNRPKMFYSQRIHDKCYRRGHYDAGQFVERWDDEGAKKGYCLYKVGCRGPTTYNACSTTRWNGGVSFPIQAGHGCIGCSEDGFWDNGPFYSRLSQIKLLGVETDADKIGFSLLGGAAAAMAVHALASGVFKKKKEKAVSQSPESESLKKQQGKNGDQSEENS; encoded by the coding sequence ATGGAACAGGACCGGCAAACTTTTTATTCTTTGCTCCAACAGCAGGGGATAAGCAGAAGAAGTTTTATCAAGTTTTGTACCCTTTCAGCATTTAGCTTGGGCTTGGGAGTAGAGGTGATTCCGGAGATTGTCCATGCCTTTGAAACCAAGCCGCGGATTCCTGTCCTATGGTTGCATGGCCTTGAATGTACCTGTTGTTCCGAATCGTTTATTCGTTCTGGACATCCCTTGGTCAAAGACGTCCTCCTTTCCATGATTTCCTTGGATTATGATGATACACTCATGGCCGCTGCGGGTGAGCAGGCCGAAAAGTCTTTACGCCAGACGGTCGAAAATTATAAGGGTCAATACCTCCTGGCTGTTGAAGGGAATCCTCCTACCAAGGAAGAGGGAATGTTTTGTATTGTTGGAGGAAAACCTTTCATTGAACAGTTGAAATGGGCTGCAAAAGACGCAAAGGCGATTATCGCTTGGGGCAGTTGTGCTTCTTCAGGCTGTGTTCAAGCAGCAAAACCCAATCCTACGGGAGCCACCCCTATCCATGAAATTATAAAGGATAAACCGGTTATCCGCGTTCCCGGTTGTCCTCCCATCGCCGAAGTCATGACTGGAATTATTACCTATATGGTCACCTTTGATCGTTTGCCCGAGCTGGATTATCGCAATAGGCCAAAAATGTTTTATAGCCAGAGGATCCATGATAAGTGCTACAGGCGTGGACATTATGATGCAGGCCAATTTGTGGAGCGCTGGGACGACGAAGGAGCAAAAAAAGGCTATTGCTTGTACAAGGTAGGCTGCCGTGGTCCTACGACTTATAATGCTTGTTCTACGACCCGGTGGAATGGTGGGGTATCCTTTCCTATTCAAGCTGGACATGGATGTATTGGCTGTTCAGAAGACGGATTTTGGGATAATGGCCCTTTTTACAGCCGGCTGTCCCAAATCAAGCTCCTTGGGGTAGAGACCGATGCCGATAAGATTGGATTTAGTCTTCTCGGGGGAGCAGCAGCAGCTATGGCGGTGCATGCCCTAGCCAGCGGGGTATTTAAAAAGAAAAAAGAAAAAGCGGTTTCTCAATCTCCGGAAAGTGAATCTTTAAAAAAACAGCAAGGAAAAAATGGAGACCAATCTGAAGAAAACTCCTGA